In Kryptolebias marmoratus isolate JLee-2015 linkage group LG11, ASM164957v2, whole genome shotgun sequence, the following proteins share a genomic window:
- the ptpn5 gene encoding tyrosine-protein phosphatase non-receptor type 5 — protein sequence MTRRLSSSTRSHTEDSIFLRPDEDPVWLDEPTKIEKIGDRAPKKDGLLDCEDGPTGCQHPHGEEMFIVSVYNVVIEIHCWVALFIISQVMGYWVFFVLEGNGPFSSIYKALQVIESYFSFILPYQPIFGTDMTMLMKEVEDTKQHNWVIHGTSGVGVVICVIMIIHMVCKWRYGTSLWSSEPVLRNVGDRRQSVSRQPSFTLSEWTDAQEDLLDLDPVPQTPVFDMGTDIRAEADASTLTVTPVGLQERRGSNVSLTLDMCTPGCTEPYGYGAQLSPRDQSAQEYLRQGTHILTPAMLHTRAMDDQNLQAEFYETPMNFVDPKEYNYPGLVRKNRYKTILPNPHSRVNLKSQDEDDFLSTYINANYLKGYGDKEQAYIATQGPTVNTVGDFWRMVWQEKSPIIVMITNLEEKNEKCAEYWPEDTVTHEGIEISVMSVTQEDDYSLRVFTLKCEEEERTLRHYWYTSWPDQKTPDKAPPLLELVQEVERAREEAPPSSGPTIVHCSAGIGRTGCFIATSILCKQLRTEGIVDILRTTCQLRLDRGGMIQTCEQYQFVHHVLSLYEKQLSHTAEE from the exons ATGACCCGTCGGCTGAGCAGCTCCACTCGTTCGCACACTGAAGACTCCATCTTCCTGAGACCCGATGAGGACCCCGTCTGGCTGGATGAACCCACAAAAATTGAGAAAATAGGCGACAGAGCCCCTAAGAAGGACGGGCTCCTTGACTGTGAAGATGGACCAACAGGATGCCAACACCCACACGGGGAGGAGATGTTTATTGTCAGTGTGTACAATGTGGTGATCGAGATTCACTGCTGGGTTGCTCTGTTTATCATCTCCCAAGTCATG GGATACTGGGTGTTTTTTGTGCTGGAAGGAAATGGACCATTCTCGTCCATCTACAAAGCCCTGCAGGTCATCGAGTCCTACTTCAGCTTCATCTTACCGTACCAACCAATTTTTGGAACAGAT ATGACGATGTTGATGAAAGAGGTGGAAGACACCAAACAGCACAACTGGGTTATCCATGGCACATCAGGCGTTGGTGTGGTCATCTGTGTTATTATG ATCATCCACATGGTGTGTAAGTGGCGTTATGGTACTAGCTTGTGGTCATCAGAACCCGTGTTGAGGAACGTTGGTGATAGGCGTCAGTCTGTGAGCCGTCAGCCCTCCTTCACCCTGTCAGAGTGGACGGACGCCCAAGAGGACCTGCTGGACCTCGACCCGGTGCCTCAGACTCCTGTCTTTGACATGGGTACAGACATCAGAGCGGAAGCAGACGCTTCCACCCTCACCGTCACACCGGTGGGGCTTCAGGAGAG GAGAGGCTCCAATGTTTCTCTGACGCTGGACATGTGCACACCAGGCTGCACGGAGCCCTACGGTTATGGAGCCCAGCTTTCTCCCAGAGACCAGTCGGCCCAGGAGTACCTCCGACAGGGAACACACATCCTGACCCCTGCCATGCTGCACACGAGGGCCATGGATGACCAGAACCTGCAGGCTGAGTTTTAT gAAACTCCTATGAACTTTGTGGACCCCAAGGAGTACAATTATCCAGGGCTTGTGAGAAAGAACCGCTATAAAACCATTTTACCGA ACCCACACAGCAGAGTCAACCTGAAGTCGCAAGACGAAGACGATTTTCTGTCTACCTACATCAACGCTAATTATCTCAAA ggtTATGGGGATAAAGAGCAGGCGTACATTGCCACGCAGGGCCCCACGGTGAACACAGTGGGGGACTTCTGGAGGATGGTGTGGCAAGAGAAAAGCCCGATTATAGTGATGATCACCAACCTGGAGGAGAAGAACGAG AAATGTGCAGAGTACTGGCCTGAGGACACTGTGACCCATGAGGGAATAGAGATCAGCGTCATGTCGGTGACCCAAGAGGATGACTACAGTCTGAGGGTGTTCACTCTGAAG TGCGAGGAAGAGGAGCGCACTCTGAGGCATTACTGGTACACCTCCTGGCCCGATCAGAAGACCCCAGACAAGGCTCCGCCCCTGCTGGAGCTGGTACAGGAAGTGGAACGAGCCAGAGAGGAAGCTCCGCCCTCCAGTGGACCAACAATTGTCCACTGCAG TGCTGGAATTGGTCGAACTGGCTGTTTCATTGCCACCTCCATCCTGTGTAAGCAGCTGAGGACTGAAGGTATCGTTGACATCCTGAGAACTACCTGCCAGCTCCGCCTGGACAG aggTGGGATGATCCAGACATGTGAGCAGTACCAGTTTGTGCATCATGTCCTCAGCCTGTATGAGAAGCAGCTGTCTCACACTGCTGAGGAGTAG